The Macrobrachium nipponense isolate FS-2020 chromosome 16, ASM1510439v2, whole genome shotgun sequence DNA window aataactaCTACCTAAAATAATAAgctgtagtgtttaacactcgccccagttctataccgacaccttttatttaggtgagcgatgtcagagacttctgacatgtccaatttagcagttctctggtatcatagcaatattttactagaaatagtgctaaagaggacattttcacggagcgacacggctgagcccagaaataagctTAAATCACTCCACTATACTTGAAATTTATCTTGAGAAAAGGTCACACTAATTTAGTGTGTTCTGGACCAGCTGTTAAACAGTATTACCTTCCCTATCAAACCAAAAACCTATGGAAACTAATCTGGTTATACCTGATCAATTTTTCAGAAACTAATCTGGTTATACCTGATCAATTTTTCAGCAACAAGAACTTGAAACCATTCCTACCCAAAAGGAACATTTaaggaaactgaaaaacaaaCTGGTTAAATAAGGTTCTTGATCAATTCAATCAAGATACAACTTAAGAGTGAAAACTATAAATCAATTTAAGACAAACTCTTAAAACAAAATGAAGGGGTTAAGCCACAGTACCCTTAACATTTTTGAGGACATGAAGTTTGGAGACAATAGGGCTATCATTTCTGGtatctcaattaaaaaaaaaaaatcttatgaacTCAAATACTGTAAATAGATAGTGGCAACTAAATTATCTTTGTATTATACAGACACTCCTCAATTAAGGACCAAATTCTGGATGACTTGACAGTGACAAAAGTGAATGCTTAAATGTGCCAGTAAAATGAAACttaaaattttatgttaaatatatttcatttgtgcATCAATAAAATTTTCAGGAGTTAAATTAGATAATGCTACAGTACTTACATGACTGGTTTTCTATAAATTCAGCATGTAAGCACAGCCTTCATGTGCATGGATACATAAACTTACTCTGCCTTCCCCCCTCCTTCTCTCAATGAATATGCTGACCTTTATTTCATGTATCACAGTATTGTACTTAATTTATTAATGTTCGCAAACATTTTTCCATCAGTGTGATTGTTCTAAGCAAAACACAATCTTCTACCCAAgtttgtttaataaacttctatCCTTACCtcgacactttaaaaaaaatatcttattcatctacaattttgtttttgtttacattttttcttgtaaatttaaGCACCCTAAGAGTCATTGTCACCACCCGAGAAGGAAAAAATAAGTGCacacaaaaaaggctaaagaaaTCTTTACACCATCCAACCTTGTCACTTCACCTGAGCTCAGGCAATGTATAACACAGATTGAAACtatttgtaaatatgtaatgCAATGTGTTTGCTGATCAACACAAATTTTTGATCAAGGGATAAAAATTTTTGGTAAAGGGATGACTATCAAAACCTGGAATAAAATAACCATAcacaatacagagagagaaagtggggtaAACAGAGACAGACTGTCATACAAATGCTTACAGAATCTGCAGTTTACTACACGTCAAGTTCCTTTACTACACTTAATACAGGCTGGTCTGAGCTGTCATTAAAAGATGTATGTTGTTAAGTGAGGATTGTCTGTCTTCaaaaaacagaacaaaactatataattatacaaGTGTTGATATAGAGGTGAAAGTTTAACTTGGCTAAACAATATGATTCCATCTTGACACAACCTTACGATTCCAATAACTTCACTTCAACCTAAATTGCATATCACTAACTAACAGAACATTACCACTAGTACTGGCTAACATGACAATATCACTAGCACTGGCTAACATAGCAAAATTACATTTCTGAAAGGAAGAGGATACAgttatattatatgaaaaaaaatatataagtttaaCCATTGACCTTATTTCACTCCACCGCATTATCGTAAAGCCTCCCTTAAGTGGTTTGGTTTGTGAGGAATAACACTACGAAAACAATTACATTACTTGTATTTCTATGTTAAGTGACAACATGCAAGGTGAAAACCAACATCATTTGATTAGCATCAACAAGAAAGCCCAACTCAGTTGTGAATGTAAAGCTAACAACTAACAAGGTTAATTATACCATTCATACCAACATGATGTAAGTTGCACAAtcctaaaatttttatgagtgaaTAGTGTCAATGTGCATTGTTAAGTAAAAACCTAGTAGCCCAATGTATTTGTAGATATTTAGTAGTTCACTAAAGCCATTTAACTCTGCTAAAAATTAGCAAAGCAATTTTACAGCGATATACAGAATGGAAGTCATTCTTCGTTACAAGGCAGTCACCTGaaagccaaaagaaaaaatatcttaataaGATAATAAGTAGGACATCACTCGGAAAAAAACATATACTTGCCTGAATTTTACTCGAGTCTTTCATATGTTGTTCCTGAGGTATCGTATTGGTTACGACTACAGCATCGAAGCAAGCATTGTTAATGCGTGATACTGCTGGCCCTGAGAATATCCCATGGGTTAGAATTGCATACACTCTTGTAGCACCAGCTTCCATCAACCTGGAAAATAATTGGAATATTAAATTTAGGCCACCtgccaagcactaggacccatTAGATCATTCAGTGCCGAAACTGAATTTGActgttaaaaggtttgaaaggtataacatgaggaaaacatcccagttatatataataaaaaagaatgatagCGGTTGCAGATGAGGGCTGAAGGAACACTACCTAGAACTCATAACGCCTATAGTGCACCACGAAGTGCACCAATGGCAATAACCCCTGGGAAAATAACACTCccttaaaatgacaaaaaaaaatgccgttaaatttttatatttgctcCCATACTAATTTATGCCCTTCCCTCTTCACATTCTTACTGATCAGCAAAGAAAATCGTGATacaaaatcatgaaaattaattaaaaactttatgaTGAGAGCAGactcaaaattaaaatttcactaaTACACATTGATAAACAGCACAAACTACAATAACTGGGGCAACAGATGAATGTGCTCATTGTTAAAACCACAATAAATGTTTTGCTACCAATCAGGAATTATGAGTTCCAGCATAAATAGTTATACTCAGGCATCATGAGTGCATGCATGGATAATCATTAAGCATTaacaactttttttgttttattattattaattcagaccAACCTAGCCCTAAAGGTGTTACTTGCACAATATATCTAACAGACTCCATATAGAATCACTACATAATGTAAAAATACCAAGCCAATCACTATTGTTGAAGGAGCTATTATTCTAATCAAAATGTTCAACACTTCACCAATCTACTTACTTCTCTGCTGCATGACATATAGTGCCGCAAGTATCTGCCATGTCATCAACTAAAATGGCAACTCTGTCTTTAACGTCACCAACTAGAACCATTGATGCTACCTCATTAGCTTTTTTACGTTCCTTGTGAATAAGGGCAAACTCTACGTTCAGACGATCTGCTATAGAAGTTACTCTGGAAATTAACAAAAACAGTAATATCAGTCTCAATGCATGACCAATTTCTACTTTGCAAACATGAAAGCTCGTCACTCAAGGGTGTTACTTACGGTGGACAGGTGCGGCTGATGGTGGGGAAGGATTTTTATAAGCATTCCCTTTGCCTCAGCTGGGAAGCTATCTAACCTGTACTTCCAGTTTTgacattcatgattttttttacaggATTTCTCTAACAATATATCCTACATCACTTAACATTTTTTGTTGCCTTCTTCACTATCACAAATATTGTATAGTAAATAGCTGGCTTCACTGAAATCTTTGCTAGTGTAATTCTGAAAATCCAATATTTGAGATTATCTCTGAaaggagttttattatttttctgcatTACAGTATGTCCCCCTGGCTGTACTATATTTCTATATCATGTTTGTTGAAAACCCAATCACAAAATTAAGCATtattctttggtaaaaaaaaaaaataataaataaaataaaagcagcaaATTAAGTACACCACATATGGCACTGTCCAGTTGCTCAGCCCATTCCTTCAGCAAACTCAAGATTCatgtaattaagttttaaattgcaagagaaaataataactaagtggaagggggggggggggggggggggggggggggggggggacatagcTCTTCATACATCATTTACAGAGAACACTGTTAATGTACACTTCTACAGAAAAATATCATCACAGCTGCCACCTCAGCCTAGACTAACACCGGAAATCATAGTAAAATAATCAGTAACATATGTTCAACTGGTTGATTTTTAAACCAAAACCACACCACAAAAATATGCTTCTTACAGTTACCTCTTAGCACCACCAGCATCTGGGGAAACTATGATAGAATTCCCCCACTCTGGAATGTTTTCTCTAATCCACTTAAGAACTGCAGGCTCGGCATAAAGGTTATCAACTGGAATGTCAAAGAAGCCTTGGATCTGGGAAGCATGGAGATCCATGGTGATGATATGATCAGCTCCAGCCACT harbors:
- the LOC135195768 gene encoding ribose-phosphate pyrophosphokinase 2 isoform X6 codes for the protein MGVEIGESVRGEDVYIVQSGCGEINDNLMEMLIMINACKIASAARVTAVIPCFPYARQDKKDKRNDGALELNMVMEGMKGMSVEGDHESDVECRRRMRFMRTSAFAHGTSGGLSQEHAHSRAPISAKLVANMLSVAGADHIITMDLHASQIQGFFDIPVDNLYAEPAVLKWIRENIPEWGNSIIVSPDAGGAKRVTSIADRLNVEFALIHKERKKANEVASMVLVGDVKDRVAILVDDMADTCGTICHAAEKLMEAGATRVYAILTHGIFSGPAVSRINNACFDAVVVTNTIPQEQHMKDSSKIQLIDVSNILAEAIRRTHNGESVSFLFNSVPL